The Shewanella sp. MTB7 genome includes a window with the following:
- a CDS encoding DUF2062 domain-containing protein, which yields MPKKFIERFMPKPETLQNHKHLQMFGKLLHKPNLWSLNRRSAPAAFAIGLFVAWIPMPFQMVLAAALAIIFNCNLPVSVALVWITNPITMPFMFYAAYMLGAKILNHPPQNFAFEATWAWIEASISTIGPPFLLGCLVMGAISSVVGFFLIKTLWKYSILMKWGKRKS from the coding sequence ATGCCAAAAAAATTTATTGAAAGATTTATGCCGAAGCCTGAAACACTGCAAAATCACAAACATTTGCAAATGTTCGGTAAGTTGCTGCATAAGCCTAATTTATGGAGCCTTAACAGACGCTCTGCGCCAGCCGCATTTGCCATTGGGCTTTTTGTCGCTTGGATCCCTATGCCATTTCAAATGGTACTGGCAGCAGCTCTAGCCATCATCTTTAACTGTAACCTACCAGTATCGGTAGCATTAGTTTGGATTACGAACCCAATTACTATGCCGTTTATGTTTTATGCCGCTTATATGCTCGGCGCTAAAATTCTCAACCATCCACCACAGAACTTTGCATTTGAAGCCACATGGGCTTGGATAGAAGCATCTATTTCCACCATAGGGCCTCCATTTTTATTGGGTTGCCTAGTGATGGGAGCGATCTCTTCAGTTGTCGGTTTTTTCTTGATCAAAACCTTATGGAAGTACTCAATATTGATGAAATGGGGTAAAAGGAAAAGCTAA
- the ycfP gene encoding alpha/beta hydrolase YcfP, with amino-acid sequence MILYLHGFDATSPGNHEKIRQLQFIDKDVRLLSYSTLHPKHDMQYLLNDVSKQLQLSDDSNPIIIGVGLGGYWAERIGFLNGLKSVLINPNLTPQHNMLGKLDRPEEYADIANKCVADFRNENRKKSLVILSRKDEVFDNQAVSEALSDFYQICWDEEQPHKFPMLASYLSVIQTFKNA; translated from the coding sequence ATGATTCTCTATTTACATGGCTTTGATGCAACCAGTCCGGGTAACCACGAGAAAATTCGTCAGTTACAATTTATTGATAAAGATGTACGTTTACTTAGTTATAGTACCTTACATCCAAAACATGACATGCAGTATTTACTTAATGATGTCAGTAAGCAGTTGCAGTTAAGTGATGATTCTAACCCGATCATTATTGGTGTTGGTTTGGGGGGCTATTGGGCTGAACGAATTGGTTTTTTGAATGGATTAAAATCTGTACTCATTAACCCTAATTTAACACCTCAACATAATATGCTGGGTAAATTAGATAGACCCGAAGAATATGCTGATATTGCGAATAAATGTGTGGCAGATTTTAGAAATGAAAATAGAAAAAAATCTTTAGTTATACTCTCAAGGAAAGATGAAGTGTTTGATAATCAAGCAGTGAGTGAAGCGCTTAGTGATTTTTATCAGATCTGTTGGGATGAGGAACAACCTCATAAATTTCCCATGTTAGCGAGTTATCTTTCTGTTATTCAAACATTCAAAAACGCATAA
- the nagZ gene encoding beta-N-acetylhexosaminidase encodes MSYLMLDLLSTQASEEELIQLKHPMVGGVILFSRNYSDRPQLISLIQMLRSVRPDLIIAVDHEGGRVQRFRDGFTYIPAMGDILPFASGDMELAKKWAVELGFLMAIELLACDIDLSFAPVLDLNRVSEVIGKRAFSSEPSEVIELAGSFIEGMHQAGMASVGKHFPGHGSVVADSHIAQPYDERSKKVIFEIDMQPFKHLIAKGQLQGVMPAHVIYPKVDPNPAGFSSYWLQEVLRGELNFNGVIFSDDLGMKGAGVVGGYKARAQAALDAGCNMILICNDAKGATEVLNELIWPESKPEYPGQLLKPEGKAVALGLENSERWQQAQALAMTFIKD; translated from the coding sequence GTGAGTTACTTAATGCTTGATCTGCTTTCGACTCAAGCTTCTGAAGAGGAGCTGATACAACTGAAACATCCTATGGTGGGTGGAGTCATATTATTCAGTCGAAATTATTCTGACCGCCCACAACTAATTTCATTAATACAGATGCTTCGCTCTGTACGACCAGATCTTATTATTGCAGTGGATCACGAAGGGGGCAGAGTACAAAGGTTCAGAGATGGATTTACCTACATTCCAGCCATGGGAGATATTCTACCATTTGCATCTGGCGATATGGAACTGGCCAAAAAATGGGCCGTTGAGTTAGGTTTTCTTATGGCTATAGAGTTACTTGCTTGCGATATTGATTTGAGTTTTGCACCTGTGCTTGACCTCAATCGAGTGAGTGAAGTGATAGGTAAACGTGCCTTTAGCTCAGAGCCTAGTGAAGTGATAGAGCTTGCTGGAAGTTTTATCGAAGGAATGCATCAAGCAGGAATGGCATCGGTAGGTAAACATTTTCCTGGACATGGAAGTGTGGTTGCAGATTCCCATATTGCTCAACCTTATGATGAGCGTAGTAAGAAAGTGATATTTGAGATTGATATGCAGCCCTTTAAACATCTCATTGCTAAGGGGCAGTTGCAGGGGGTAATGCCTGCACACGTGATCTATCCAAAGGTAGACCCTAATCCTGCAGGCTTCTCTTCATATTGGTTACAAGAGGTATTAAGGGGGGAGCTTAACTTCAATGGCGTTATATTCTCTGATGATTTGGGGATGAAGGGCGCTGGAGTTGTTGGTGGCTATAAAGCGAGAGCTCAGGCTGCACTCGATGCGGGCTGCAATATGATTTTAATTTGCAACGATGCAAAAGGGGCAACTGAAGTACTTAATGAGCTGATATGGCCAGAGAGTAAGCCTGAGTATCCTGGCCAGCTTTTAAAGCCTGAGGGTAAGGCTGTGGCATTGGGGTTAGAAAACAGTGAAAGATGGCAGCAAGCGCAAGCGCTTGCTATGACATTTATTAAAGATTAA
- a CDS encoding YdcF family protein — translation MNTAMVILGAPNDSEGNLSVIALSRCEAALTEFIKRPTLKVICTGGVGAHFNTTSIAHGQYLKRYLLSRGIPEVNFCPIVESRFTFEDATLSQNIIEAHGITSVVLVTSDFHLSRAKLVFTGVYPTMRFRYIVAITPLSEEQLLELEKHELLVMQRERGNLLNLIR, via the coding sequence GTGAATACGGCAATGGTGATTTTAGGTGCGCCCAATGACAGTGAAGGCAATCTATCTGTTATCGCCCTGTCACGTTGTGAGGCAGCGTTAACTGAATTTATAAAAAGACCTACACTTAAGGTTATCTGCACCGGAGGTGTGGGGGCTCATTTTAATACCACTTCGATAGCCCATGGACAATATCTAAAGCGGTATCTGCTAAGTAGAGGAATACCAGAAGTTAACTTTTGCCCCATTGTAGAGAGTCGATTCACCTTTGAAGATGCCACTTTATCTCAAAATATTATTGAAGCGCATGGAATAACATCTGTGGTTTTGGTCACTTCTGACTTTCATCTTTCCAGAGCAAAATTGGTTTTTACTGGTGTGTATCCAACAATGAGGTTTCGTTACATAGTCGCGATCACCCCACTTTCAGAAGAGCAGCTTTTAGAACTTGAAAAACATGAGCTGTTAGTGATGCAAAGAGAGAGAGGCAATCTTCTTAATTTAATTCGCTAA
- a CDS encoding peptidoglycan binding protein CsiV, with amino-acid sequence MLKKTLFPLIGMLWITQTFAQDERWFEVEVYLFERDASHSQERSPEQLTLTDTTKAVDLISPLFSTDITGASLGLEGCSSSDWATNADQCNAQLESTQVNHVSQIPVNIVAATEQYGVPGGPPVLLSKEQNQFSEIMSKISREPGNKSLLHMSWQQSMLPRHKAKPVRLFSGQDYSDRFEINGQTIQSFQSDLTIPQFDFLDTGFSAKTDKPVWELDGTVNIYLDHFLYVETALNLREEGTKNLDISSSSLNETLEKNNKITPFLYAFPLTQNRRVRSDEIHYFDHPKMGMILQIRKMEQPKNKLNEMTANEF; translated from the coding sequence GTGTTAAAGAAAACCTTATTCCCCCTAATAGGAATGCTCTGGATAACGCAAACTTTTGCTCAAGATGAGCGATGGTTTGAAGTCGAGGTCTACTTATTTGAACGCGACGCCAGTCACAGCCAGGAACGCAGCCCTGAACAATTAACCCTCACAGATACAACCAAAGCTGTTGATCTTATATCCCCACTCTTTAGCACAGATATCACAGGCGCAAGTTTAGGATTAGAGGGCTGTTCATCTAGCGATTGGGCGACGAATGCTGATCAATGTAATGCCCAGTTAGAATCAACTCAAGTGAATCATGTAAGCCAGATCCCAGTTAATATCGTCGCAGCAACAGAACAATACGGCGTGCCAGGCGGCCCTCCTGTTTTGCTCTCTAAAGAGCAAAATCAATTTAGCGAGATCATGAGCAAAATAAGCAGGGAGCCCGGAAATAAAAGCCTACTGCATATGTCTTGGCAACAATCGATGTTGCCCCGACACAAAGCTAAGCCTGTAAGGCTCTTTTCAGGACAAGATTACTCCGACCGATTTGAGATAAATGGTCAAACAATTCAAAGTTTTCAATCGGATCTCACCATCCCGCAATTTGACTTTTTAGATACAGGTTTTAGCGCCAAAACAGATAAACCTGTTTGGGAACTAGACGGGACAGTTAACATCTATCTGGATCATTTTCTTTATGTTGAAACCGCATTGAACTTGCGAGAAGAGGGAACAAAAAATCTTGATATTTCATCTAGTTCACTTAATGAAACATTGGAAAAAAATAATAAAATCACTCCTTTTCTTTATGCTTTTCCTTTAACGCAAAATCGTAGGGTACGAAGTGATGAAATACACTATTTTGATCATCCAAAGATGGGCATGATTTTACAGATCAGAAAAATGGAGCAACCAAAAAATAAGCTCAATGAGATGACTGCCAACGAATTCTAG
- the lolE gene encoding lipoprotein-releasing ABC transporter permease subunit LolE has translation MSQLLSIWIGWRFYMARQSNNLISFISFASTAGIALGVAVLIVVLSAMNGFESELENRMLGVVAHGELSGVNQPVNHWQGIIEDAKKIPGIVAAAPYIRLQGLVQKPGGFQGLTILGIDTLYEEKVSNISQFMAPETWSKLAVKDKNSIVLGKSLATSLGLSVGDSLSLYMPNVNPDPTTKRIGSAKSYRFTVVGVFELGGELDLSTAYVPMQYAASILNMDDQVSGVRIKTAEVFEAPRLIRELGFSQEQYLYITDWTRTQGHLYQDIQLVRSVMYLVLALVIAVACFNIVSTLVMAVRDKQAEIAILLTMGMKRSAIMTIFIVQGALNGLLGCLLGGALGVLIAENLSLIAKGIENVLGIQLLSADIYFIDFLPSELHLYDVGLVLLLAFVMSLIATLYPAWKASQTQPASALAGR, from the coding sequence ATGAGTCAGCTCCTCTCTATTTGGATAGGTTGGCGCTTCTATATGGCGCGCCAATCAAATAATCTTATCAGCTTTATCTCTTTTGCATCGACGGCTGGTATTGCATTAGGTGTGGCGGTATTAATTGTGGTGCTCTCAGCCATGAATGGCTTTGAGAGTGAACTTGAGAATAGAATGCTTGGGGTTGTTGCTCATGGAGAGCTCAGTGGTGTCAATCAGCCTGTTAATCACTGGCAGGGTATCATTGAAGATGCTAAGAAAATTCCAGGTATTGTTGCTGCAGCACCCTATATTCGTTTACAAGGTTTAGTGCAGAAGCCTGGCGGGTTTCAAGGCCTGACTATATTGGGTATCGATACTCTGTATGAAGAAAAGGTTTCCAATATCTCACAGTTTATGGCCCCAGAAACGTGGTCTAAACTGGCTGTTAAAGATAAAAATAGCATCGTTTTGGGCAAAAGTTTAGCGACAAGTTTAGGGTTAAGTGTTGGTGACTCTTTAAGCTTGTATATGCCAAACGTTAATCCTGATCCGACTACGAAGCGCATAGGTTCAGCTAAGAGTTACCGTTTTACTGTGGTAGGTGTGTTTGAGCTAGGCGGGGAGCTTGACCTATCGACTGCCTATGTGCCGATGCAATACGCTGCTTCCATTTTGAATATGGACGATCAAGTTTCAGGGGTTCGGATCAAAACTGCTGAAGTATTTGAAGCGCCGCGTCTTATTCGTGAACTGGGCTTTAGCCAAGAACAATATCTCTATATTACAGATTGGACACGTACTCAGGGACATCTTTACCAAGACATTCAGTTGGTTCGCAGTGTTATGTACTTAGTGCTTGCTTTGGTGATTGCCGTAGCCTGTTTTAATATCGTCTCGACGTTAGTAATGGCTGTGCGGGATAAACAAGCTGAGATCGCAATCTTATTGACCATGGGAATGAAGCGCAGTGCCATAATGACCATATTTATTGTTCAGGGAGCATTAAATGGTTTGTTGGGGTGTCTACTCGGTGGTGCTTTGGGTGTTCTGATCGCAGAAAACTTAAGTTTGATAGCCAAAGGGATAGAGAATGTTTTAGGCATACAGCTTCTCTCTGCTGATATCTATTTTATCGACTTTCTACCATCAGAGTTACATCTATACGATGTTGGCTTGGTTTTATTGTTAGCCTTTGTGATGAGTTTGATAGCGACTCTATATCCAGCATGGAAAGCGAGTCAAACACAGCCTGCTAGCGCCTTAGCTGGTCGGTAG
- a CDS encoding acylphosphatase, giving the protein MKRVLINVTGKVQGVCFRRSAQSKANELGITGYVMNNDNGSVNILAQGAFPAVDNLIEWCSLGSPQSQVDQVYVQEDEENEIYLDFSILPY; this is encoded by the coding sequence ATGAAGAGAGTACTAATCAATGTGACAGGTAAAGTGCAGGGAGTATGCTTTAGACGTTCTGCACAATCTAAAGCCAACGAATTGGGTATTACTGGCTATGTGATGAATAATGACAATGGCTCAGTCAATATCTTAGCTCAAGGTGCATTTCCTGCGGTGGATAACCTTATTGAGTGGTGCAGTCTTGGTTCTCCACAATCTCAAGTTGATCAGGTGTATGTGCAAGAAGACGAGGAGAATGAGATTTACCTCGACTTCTCAATTTTACCTTACTAG
- the mfd gene encoding transcription-repair coupling factor: MKAFSILTPPVVKTATKAQTLYTLGGASQAITLANLVKGYDGLTLAVTNDTPTALLLDNELGYLLQDTSLPVWLFPDRETLPYDSFSPHQDLVSQRLETLSQIPNAKRGVVIVPVSTLMVLLPPKSYLAGNVLILAKGDNYCLQDVRQQLIDTGYHLVEQVYEHGEFAVRGSIIDLFPMGSNQPFRIELFDDEVESIRHFDPETQRSSGTIDSIRLLPAKEFPTDNAAIEGFRQRYRRHFEVLVKEPQSVYQMVSRNIIPAGIENYLPLFFDETASLFDYLPEHTQLVNIGDLEAASKAHLVEVGLRYEDRRVDPLRPLLPPKDLYLLTEQLFSAFKKYPRTLLRIGDAQEQGHNAKLETLPELTANHKLKQPLTLLQDYVDGGERILFSAESEGRREALLDLFSKIDVKPQVFNHFDEFIDSKAKLGLIVSPLSKGCIVEKARGSKFSIICETELFGHRISQKRRRDKQRQISSDALVKNLAELKVGQPIVHLDHGVARYQGLETLDTGGLVAEYLKLEYTGGDKLYVPVSSLHLISRYSVGPDEEAHLNKLGNETWAKAKKKAIEKIRDVAVELLDVYARRQARPGDACHIDQEEYAQFCNSFPFEETVDQETSINAVITDMTSPIAMDRLVCGDVGFGKTEVAMRAAFVAVNDGKQVAILVPTTLLAQQHFENFKDRFADWPVKIEVISRFKTAKEQKSVMEELSNGKVDIVIGTHKLLQSDAKFENLGLLVIDEEHRFGVRQKEKIKALRANVDILTLTATPIPRTLNMAMSGMRDLSIIATPPAKRLAVKTFIREYDSSTIREALLREILRGGQVYFLHNTVETIEKRAAEISELLPEARVVTAHGQMRERELEKVMSDFYHQKFNVLVCTTIIETGIDVPSANTIVIERADKFGLAQLHQLRGRVGRSHHQAYAYLMTPHPKSMTKDARKRLEAIGALEDLGAGFMLATQDLEIRGAGELLGDEQSGHISKIGFTLYMEMLEDAVKSLKEGKEPSLSQMLRRQCEIDLRIPALLPEDFVHDVNIRLSLYKRIANCETEQALDELKVELIDRFGLLPSSTKNLMELTLYKHQATALGIRKLEMHAKGGSLEFNDDHCVDPGFIIGLLQSQPQNYRMDGPSKLKFIIPTESHADRLALVKLLLEQLSQHRLGD; this comes from the coding sequence ATGAAAGCATTTTCCATATTAACACCACCCGTAGTAAAAACTGCCACTAAGGCGCAAACTTTGTATACCTTAGGCGGAGCATCCCAAGCCATCACCTTAGCAAATTTGGTTAAGGGGTATGATGGACTCACACTGGCGGTCACCAATGACACGCCAACGGCCCTGTTATTAGATAATGAATTAGGTTATTTGCTTCAAGATACTTCTCTCCCGGTTTGGTTATTTCCCGATAGAGAGACCTTGCCATACGACAGTTTCTCTCCCCATCAAGATCTTGTTTCACAACGTCTAGAAACGCTGTCGCAGATCCCCAACGCTAAACGGGGAGTGGTCATAGTGCCTGTCAGCACCTTAATGGTTTTACTGCCACCTAAATCATATTTAGCCGGTAACGTACTTATACTCGCAAAGGGTGATAACTATTGTCTTCAAGATGTCAGGCAGCAATTAATTGATACCGGCTACCATCTTGTTGAGCAGGTTTATGAACATGGAGAGTTTGCCGTCCGTGGATCGATTATCGACCTTTTCCCTATGGGTTCAAATCAGCCTTTTCGTATCGAGCTATTTGATGATGAAGTGGAATCGATAAGACACTTCGATCCTGAGACCCAAAGATCCAGTGGTACGATTGATTCCATACGCTTATTACCTGCAAAAGAGTTTCCCACAGATAATGCAGCCATTGAAGGCTTTCGGCAGAGATACCGACGTCATTTTGAGGTTTTAGTTAAAGAGCCTCAATCAGTCTATCAAATGGTCAGTCGTAACATCATTCCGGCGGGAATAGAAAATTACCTGCCCCTTTTCTTCGATGAAACTGCCAGCTTGTTCGATTATCTACCAGAACATACTCAACTGGTCAATATTGGCGATCTTGAAGCCGCATCAAAGGCTCACTTAGTGGAAGTTGGACTTCGCTATGAAGACAGACGAGTGGACCCACTTCGTCCTTTATTGCCGCCTAAAGACCTTTATCTTCTCACTGAACAGCTTTTTTCAGCCTTTAAAAAATACCCCAGAACCTTGCTAAGGATAGGTGATGCGCAAGAACAAGGTCACAATGCTAAACTTGAAACTCTGCCAGAATTAACAGCAAATCATAAGCTTAAGCAACCTCTTACTCTGCTTCAAGATTATGTTGACGGTGGTGAGAGGATACTGTTCAGTGCTGAATCTGAAGGTCGACGTGAAGCCCTATTGGATCTCTTCAGCAAGATTGATGTCAAACCTCAGGTGTTTAACCACTTCGATGAGTTCATCGACTCAAAAGCCAAATTAGGTCTAATCGTATCACCTCTTTCCAAAGGTTGTATTGTTGAAAAAGCAAGAGGCTCAAAGTTCAGTATTATTTGTGAAACGGAACTCTTTGGTCACCGTATTTCACAGAAGCGTCGACGCGATAAACAAAGACAAATAAGTAGCGATGCATTGGTTAAAAACCTTGCAGAACTCAAAGTCGGACAACCTATCGTCCACTTAGATCATGGTGTCGCCCGTTACCAAGGTTTGGAAACACTCGATACGGGTGGTTTAGTTGCTGAATACCTAAAACTTGAATATACCGGAGGCGACAAACTTTATGTTCCGGTCTCCTCACTGCATTTAATCAGTCGATACAGTGTTGGCCCAGATGAAGAGGCACATCTCAATAAACTCGGTAATGAAACGTGGGCCAAAGCCAAGAAAAAAGCCATCGAGAAAATACGTGATGTGGCCGTTGAACTGCTTGATGTCTATGCCAGAAGACAAGCAAGACCCGGGGACGCTTGCCATATTGATCAAGAGGAATATGCACAGTTTTGTAATAGTTTTCCCTTCGAGGAGACGGTGGATCAGGAAACCTCAATCAATGCAGTGATCACCGACATGACGTCTCCCATCGCCATGGATAGATTAGTTTGTGGTGATGTTGGCTTTGGTAAAACTGAAGTGGCCATGCGCGCTGCGTTTGTTGCTGTAAATGATGGTAAACAGGTCGCGATCTTAGTTCCTACCACTCTACTGGCTCAGCAACATTTTGAAAATTTCAAAGACAGGTTTGCCGATTGGCCGGTAAAAATTGAGGTCATATCACGCTTTAAAACTGCCAAAGAGCAAAAAAGTGTTATGGAGGAACTAAGCAACGGTAAAGTCGATATCGTTATCGGCACTCATAAATTACTGCAATCTGATGCTAAATTTGAAAATCTGGGCTTATTGGTCATAGATGAAGAACATCGATTTGGTGTTCGTCAAAAAGAGAAAATTAAGGCATTAAGAGCCAATGTTGATATCTTAACGTTAACAGCAACACCAATACCGCGCACCTTGAATATGGCAATGTCGGGCATGCGAGACCTGTCCATTATTGCCACTCCCCCAGCGAAGCGTCTGGCAGTAAAAACCTTTATCAGAGAGTACGATAGCTCAACCATTCGAGAAGCCTTATTACGTGAAATATTACGCGGTGGTCAAGTTTACTTTCTACACAATACAGTCGAGACTATTGAGAAGCGCGCAGCAGAAATAAGTGAACTGCTGCCAGAAGCGCGTGTGGTGACCGCACATGGCCAGATGCGAGAGCGTGAACTTGAGAAAGTCATGTCTGATTTTTACCACCAAAAGTTCAATGTGTTAGTCTGTACGACCATTATAGAAACAGGCATCGATGTCCCGTCGGCTAACACCATAGTGATTGAACGAGCGGATAAGTTTGGTCTGGCTCAGCTTCATCAACTCAGGGGGCGAGTAGGACGATCACACCATCAAGCCTATGCATACTTAATGACGCCTCATCCGAAAAGTATGACAAAAGACGCACGAAAGCGCCTCGAAGCCATTGGTGCCCTAGAAGATCTCGGGGCAGGTTTCATGCTAGCGACTCAAGATTTAGAGATACGCGGCGCAGGTGAACTCTTAGGTGATGAGCAAAGTGGCCATATCTCGAAAATTGGTTTTACTCTCTATATGGAGATGCTCGAAGATGCAGTAAAATCCCTAAAAGAAGGCAAAGAACCTTCATTAAGTCAAATGTTAAGACGCCAGTGTGAAATCGATCTTCGCATTCCAGCACTGTTACCTGAAGACTTTGTTCACGACGTTAACATCAGACTATCTCTGTACAAACGCATCGCAAACTGTGAGACAGAGCAAGCACTGGATGAGTTGAAGGTAGAGTTGATAGATCGTTTCGGTCTTCTGCCATCTTCTACTAAAAACTTAATGGAACTGACACTTTACAAGCATCAAGCCACGGCTTTAGGGATCAGAAAACTTGAGATGCACGCTAAAGGAGGTAGCTTAGAGTTCAATGACGATCACTGCGTCGATCCAGGCTTTATTATCGGCTTACTGCAAAGCCAACCACAAAACTATCGAATGGATGGCCCAAGTAAGTTAAAATTCATCATTCCAACTGAATCTCATGCGGACAGACTGGCTCTAGTAAAATTGCTATTGGAGCAATTATCACAACATCGTCTTGGAGACTAA
- a CDS encoding lipoprotein-releasing ABC transporter permease subunit, giving the protein MNIALSAHIGFRYWRARKANAFASFITFFAVSGILLGVAALIVVSSVMNGLEGQLKQRILGAVPQLTVHSEQALTDWQANVAQLTSIPGVLAATPSISTQAMVQSASNISAIQVYGVYPEYEKVLEDKMQGVLTTHFSELKAGKYRVILGSELARRLDVSIGDKVRILSAEGVVYSPLGPVPSQRKFVVAGVFEMGSQVDASLAYVHYEDAQRLMRQKPGEIKHLRLYLGDPFNAESLNTQVESQFTSQGIKVSTSDWRDTYGHLFSAVKMEKNMMSLMLSLIIAVAAFNIVSALVMMVVDKTTDVAVLKTQGLSTSSVMGIFIFQGSLNAIIGLILGVVIGIGLTLNLNTMMNSVGISILGAGQSLPVQLDWIQIAWIILGTLVITFCATIYPALRAANVQPATALRYE; this is encoded by the coding sequence ATGAATATTGCGTTATCAGCACATATTGGCTTCCGTTATTGGCGTGCAAGAAAGGCCAATGCGTTCGCCTCATTCATTACTTTTTTTGCGGTTTCGGGGATTTTACTCGGAGTCGCAGCGCTGATTGTTGTCAGCTCAGTAATGAATGGTCTCGAAGGTCAATTAAAGCAACGTATTTTAGGTGCTGTACCTCAGTTAACCGTTCATAGTGAGCAAGCCCTAACTGACTGGCAAGCCAACGTTGCTCAGTTAACGAGTATACCCGGTGTGCTCGCCGCGACTCCCAGTATATCCACTCAAGCTATGGTGCAGTCAGCCTCTAACATTAGCGCTATTCAAGTGTATGGTGTCTATCCTGAATATGAAAAAGTCCTCGAGGACAAGATGCAAGGTGTGTTAACAACCCACTTTAGTGAGCTTAAAGCTGGAAAGTATCGCGTTATCTTAGGCTCTGAACTTGCAAGACGCTTAGATGTTTCCATTGGGGATAAAGTTCGGATCCTCAGCGCTGAAGGTGTGGTTTACTCACCGCTTGGACCTGTGCCAAGTCAACGAAAATTCGTCGTTGCAGGTGTATTTGAGATGGGATCACAGGTTGATGCCAGTCTGGCCTATGTTCATTATGAAGACGCACAGCGTTTGATGAGGCAAAAACCGGGAGAGATAAAACATCTTCGTCTTTATCTTGGTGATCCTTTCAATGCCGAGAGTTTAAATACACAAGTAGAATCTCAGTTTACCTCACAGGGAATAAAAGTCAGCACATCGGACTGGCGAGATACCTATGGTCATCTGTTTAGTGCCGTGAAGATGGAAAAGAATATGATGTCTTTGATGTTGAGTTTAATTATCGCCGTAGCCGCATTTAATATTGTTTCGGCCTTGGTCATGATGGTGGTTGATAAAACTACTGATGTGGCGGTGTTAAAAACTCAAGGTTTGAGCACATCGAGTGTGATGGGCATATTTATTTTTCAAGGTTCGCTTAATGCAATCATAGGTCTCATTTTAGGCGTGGTTATCGGCATTGGGTTAACTCTCAATTTAAACACCATGATGAACTCCGTCGGGATCTCTATTTTAGGAGCGGGTCAATCTCTGCCTGTGCAACTTGATTGGATCCAAATAGCTTGGATAATACTTGGCACTTTAGTGATCACATTTTGTGCGACGATTTACCCCGCGCTTAGGGCTGCCAATGTACAGCCAGCAACTGCGTTGAGATATGAGTGA
- the lolD gene encoding lipoprotein-releasing ABC transporter ATP-binding protein LolD yields MPELLLEVKNVSKCFQEGSVDTQVLKDVDLQVFKGEQLAIVGTSGSGKSTLLHIMGTLDRPTSGSVIMLGEDLYGLSARRQSEVRNQDLGFIYQFHHLLPEFTALENVAMPALIQGRNRKEVEAEAKVLLERVGLGHRLTHTPAEMSGGERQRTAIARALINKPKLVLADEPTGNLDASSGEAVYELIQELANQLGTAFVVVTHDTKLAARMDRQVQMKDGYLQPYIIADIKGKAL; encoded by the coding sequence ATGCCAGAGTTATTGCTAGAAGTAAAAAATGTCAGTAAGTGTTTTCAAGAGGGAAGCGTTGATACTCAAGTACTTAAGGATGTGGATCTGCAAGTGTTTAAAGGGGAACAACTTGCGATTGTTGGTACATCAGGCTCAGGTAAGAGTACGCTATTACACATAATGGGAACCTTAGATCGTCCAACAAGTGGCAGCGTTATCATGTTAGGTGAAGATCTTTATGGTTTGTCAGCTCGTCGCCAGTCAGAGGTGAGAAATCAAGATTTAGGCTTCATTTATCAGTTTCATCATCTGTTACCTGAATTTACAGCACTTGAAAATGTGGCCATGCCAGCGTTAATTCAAGGGCGAAATCGAAAAGAGGTTGAAGCTGAAGCTAAAGTGCTATTAGAACGTGTTGGTCTTGGACACAGACTGACCCATACCCCAGCAGAGATGTCAGGAGGTGAGCGTCAACGCACCGCAATAGCAAGGGCGCTTATCAACAAGCCTAAGCTGGTTTTGGCTGATGAACCTACGGGAAACCTTGATGCCAGTAGTGGTGAGGCAGTTTATGAATTGATCCAAGAACTGGCTAATCAGCTAGGCACCGCGTTTGTCGTGGTAACACACGACACTAAACTTGCGGCGAGAATGGACAGACAAGTGCAGATGAAAGATGGCTATTTGCAACCATATATAATTGCGGATATTAAAGGTAAGGCTTTATGA